CCTCTTATTAGCTTAAGTTCGTTAACTAGTGCATCAACAATTGGCATAAAATCTCCTCTTGCCTCTTTGCCCGGTCTGTAAATCCCCAGAGGTAGCCCTCTACCAGAAGCATTAAGAATATCAGCTGATTCTCGAATTGGGCTAAAATACTGAATTCCCAAATTCTTACAGACTAGGGGAAGTTCCTCAACAATACTTCTATGCGCTCCCCAATCACTTTTCCAACGAGTAGGAACTATACCTAATATTTTCGGAGTCGGTTTCAATCTCAGCCGCTTGCAGTTGAAATAGTACCACTCAATCATCGCCGCAGCACTTTGAGAAGCCTTGTATTCAGGTTGAATGGGAATTAACACGTGGCTAGAAGCTGCAAGAGCAGTCAGTGGTAAAGGCTCTAATGTTGCAGGACAATCGATAATTACAAAATCGTGAGATAAGGGATAATCACTCAACCGATCTGCAAGAGTATAAGCTCCACGCAGATCCTTTGAAACTTCCCGAATTGTTTCGTGTAATTCTTTTCCGCCTTTACAAACTTGAATTTTGTCAATCTTACCTTGCCAAGCTGTAACTAAAGGCCAGTTCCCATTGAAATCTGGGTGGTAAACATTAGCCATTGTTCCCTGAGTTTTAAATTCTCCTAATCCGCAAAATAATGTCAATGATTCGTTAGGATCGATGTCTAATAGTGCCACTGAATAGCCACGAACACCCAATTCATACGCAAGATTGTATGAAATAGTACTTTTCGCCACTCCTCCAGCGTTTGTCTCAATCGAAAGGGTCAAATTGGCAGGCATAATTTTT
This is a stretch of genomic DNA from Nostoc sp. KVJ3. It encodes these proteins:
- a CDS encoding ParA family protein encodes the protein MPANLTLSIETNAGGVAKSTISYNLAYELGVRGYSVALLDIDPNESLTLFCGLGEFKTQGTMANVYHPDFNGNWPLVTAWQGKIDKIQVCKGGKELHETIREVSKDLRGAYTLADRLSDYPLSHDFVIIDCPATLEPLPLTALAASSHVLIPIQPEYKASQSAAAMIEWYYFNCKRLRLKPTPKILGIVPTRWKSDWGAHRSIVEELPLVCKNLGIQYFSPIRESADILNASGRGLPLGIYRPGKEARGDFMPIVDALVNELKLIRG